In Gemmatimonadota bacterium, the DNA window GAGGATCACGCGGAACACCTTGCAGCGCTCCGTCACCTGGATCCCCATGAGGTTCTCCACCGCCATCACGTAGGCGCAGTTGTAGATCAGCGGCGCCAGGTAATCCATGCGGTCGGTGAGCGGGACGATCTGGTTCCAGGTCCGGTACTCGCCCAGCTTCTCGAAGCTGGAGTGCAGGTAGCCGACGTGCGGGATGCAGCGGATGACGGTCTCGCCGTCCAGCTCCAGCACCAGCCGCAGCACGCCGTGCGTGGCGGGGTGCTGGGGGCCGACGTTGATGAGCATGCGCTCGCCGTGCAGCTCGGGCTCGACTCCGACCGGGAACGCGGGCACGGTAACCGGCCGCCCGTCGATGCCCAGCTCCGGGGCGCGCGAGATCTCGTACTCGACGGTGCGCGTGCCCACTAACCCTCCCCCGGGGCGTCGGCGGCCTGCGTGGCGGCGTCGTGGGCGTGCACCACGTCCAGCTCCGCCGGCACGTACATGTCCTCGACCTCCATGGCGAGAGCGCGCCGCGTCTGCTCGGCGCGGCTGAAACGGCCGCGCAGCGGGAAGTCTTTCCGCAGCGGGTGCCCCTCCGCGTAGTTCTCGGGCATGAGGATGCGGCGCAGGTCGGGGTGCCCGCGGAAGGTGATCCCGAAGAGGTCGTAGACCTCGCGCTCGAGCCAGTCCGCGCCGGTCCACAGCGGCGCGACCGAGTCGATCTCCAGCGCGTTCAGCGCCAGCTCGGCCTTCAGCCGCAGCGTGTGGCCGTGCGCGTGCGAGTAGACCTGGTAGACCATCTGGAGCGGGCGTCCGCCGCCATAGTCCACCGCGGTGAGATCGAGCAGCATGTTGAAGTCACGATCGTCGCGCAGCCAGCGCAGGATCTCGGCGATCCTGCCGGCGTCCACGAAGACCACGTGCTCGCCGGCCCCCTGGACCTCGTGGCGCTGGACGTCGTCGCCGAAGCGCTCGCGCAGGGCGACGACGGACGCGGGCTCGTCGCCCGCTGGGCCGGACTCGGGCGCGCCCTCGTCGGCGGTCTCCACCACGGGCCGCTCTTCGAGGTCATCGAGCGCGTCGTCGAAGCGCTTGTCGTCGCTCATTCGAGACGGCTCACGGCATCCGGTCGCGCGGGCGCTGGAGCGCACGCGTGCCCACCAGGCCGCTGGAGCGGTTCTGCTTGGTGGAGTTGCCGAACGGCTTGGCGACCTCGTCGATGACCTCGGCGGGCAGCGCCGGCTTGCCGATGGTCGCGGGGTCCTCGGCGCGGAGCTGGGCGTGCAGCTCGCGGTCGGTCACCGACTCGCCCTTGATCTTCTCGTGCAGCATGATGATGCCGTGTATCAGCGCCTCGGGGCGCGGCGGGCAGCCCGGCACGTAGACGTCCACGGGGATGACGGTGTCGATCCCCTGGACCATCGAGTACGCGTCGAACACCCCGCCCGATGAGGCGCACGCGCCCATCGAAATCGCCCACTTGGGCTGCGGCATCTGGTCCCAGATCTTGCGCAGCACCGGCGCCATCTTGTAGCTGACGCGGCCCGCGCAGATTAGCAGGTCCGCCTGGCGCGGCGAGAACGACATGCGCTCCATGCCGAAGCGCGCCAGGTCGTACTTGGAGGCCGCGCTCGCCATCATCTCGATCGCGCAGCACGCGGTGCCGAACGGCATGGGCCACAGCGAGCTGCGCCGCGACCAGTTGACCACGAAGTCCAGCTTGGTGGTGACCCATCCGGGTGCGCCTACTCCCACTGTAGCGCTCCCTTCTTCCAGACGTAGACGAGGCCCACCGCCAGGATCGTGATGAACACGAGCATCTCCACGAATCCGAACAGTCCCAGGTCCCGGAAGCGCACCGCCCACGGGATCAGGAATATCGTCTCGATGTCGAAGATGATGAAGAGGATGGCCACCATGTAGAACTTGACCGAAAACCGCTCTCTGGTGGACCCCAGCGGGATCATGCCGGACTCGTACGGCGCCTTCTTCACGGGCGTGGGCCGATAAGCGCTGAACACCTGCGACAGCACGACCATCCCCACCGCCTGGGCGGCGGAAATACCCAGCAGAATCAGGACCGGGATGTAGGCGTCGGCCATCCGAATTGGGAGCTTGTGAAATCGTTCACGATCCAGAGCCGGCAAGTTAGAGTTGGCCCGCCGTGGGGTCA includes these proteins:
- the ndhC gene encoding NADH-quinone oxidoreductase subunit A, with the protein product MADAYIPVLILLGISAAQAVGMVVLSQVFSAYRPTPVKKAPYESGMIPLGSTRERFSVKFYMVAILFIIFDIETIFLIPWAVRFRDLGLFGFVEMLVFITILAVGLVYVWKKGALQWE
- a CDS encoding NADH-quinone oxidoreductase subunit D (Catalyzes the transfer of electrons from NADH to quinone) produces the protein MGTRTVEYEISRAPELGIDGRPVTVPAFPVGVEPELHGERMLINVGPQHPATHGVLRLVLELDGETVIRCIPHVGYLHSSFEKLGEYRTWNQIVPLTDRMDYLAPLIYNCAYVMAVENLMGIQVTERCKVFRVILMELDRVFSHLLWMGTTAIDIGAFTPFLYTFQERERIYTLHEEYTGARITTSATRVGGMMAEVP
- the nuoB gene encoding NADH-quinone oxidoreductase subunit NuoB produces the protein MGVGAPGWVTTKLDFVVNWSRRSSLWPMPFGTACCAIEMMASAASKYDLARFGMERMSFSPRQADLLICAGRVSYKMAPVLRKIWDQMPQPKWAISMGACASSGGVFDAYSMVQGIDTVIPVDVYVPGCPPRPEALIHGIIMLHEKIKGESVTDRELHAQLRAEDPATIGKPALPAEVIDEVAKPFGNSTKQNRSSGLVGTRALQRPRDRMP
- a CDS encoding NADH-quinone oxidoreductase subunit C; the protein is MSDDKRFDDALDDLEERPVVETADEGAPESGPAGDEPASVVALRERFGDDVQRHEVQGAGEHVVFVDAGRIAEILRWLRDDRDFNMLLDLTAVDYGGGRPLQMVYQVYSHAHGHTLRLKAELALNALEIDSVAPLWTGADWLEREVYDLFGITFRGHPDLRRILMPENYAEGHPLRKDFPLRGRFSRAEQTRRALAMEVEDMYVPAELDVVHAHDAATQAADAPGEG